From the Burkholderia glumae LMG 2196 = ATCC 33617 genome, one window contains:
- a CDS encoding FecR domain-containing protein: MAAGGLVLAAVGAAGAISARAAARAPAADGGPPASRASGGTAHPLATVPYLTREGDTLYEISTRYLQGPGDWPLVARLNGVPAPKRLQRGVVIRLPAARLRRERLTVRVVALHGAVERAGRDGAFAALGAKATLGEGDRLRTGSDGFVTLELSDGTHLSLPPDSQIDLTVLRRTVLTGVLEREFELRRGSVDSEVTHLKRPDDRFQIRAPSVVAGVRGTRFRVGYDDGDGDGDGDGGQALTRVEVLDGAVGVEPDAPRAARRRAAAPGATLVHANFGSVTRAGGQVGAPVPLLEAPRLARPGKLQDDAQVDFEIVPLDGARAYHVELASDAGLLDLLREVRSDTPRVRFSDLPDGRYFVRIAALDANGLEGQARVYGFERRRFGLRTEAGPAGDGYAFRWNPSGATAAVTRYRFILSASRELADPIVDQPGLTDTRLVIAHLPPGRYYWTVIAEQFVDGRFYDKAGAVNSFTLAR; encoded by the coding sequence ATCGCGGCGGGCGGGCTGGTGCTGGCCGCCGTCGGCGCGGCCGGTGCCATCAGCGCGCGCGCCGCCGCGCGCGCGCCGGCCGCCGATGGCGGCCCGCCGGCGAGCCGCGCGAGCGGCGGCACGGCCCACCCCCTCGCGACGGTGCCCTACCTGACCCGCGAGGGCGACACCCTCTACGAGATCTCGACGCGTTATCTGCAAGGCCCCGGCGACTGGCCCCTGGTGGCGCGCCTGAACGGCGTGCCGGCGCCGAAGCGGCTGCAGCGCGGCGTGGTGATCCGCCTGCCGGCCGCGCGGCTGCGCCGCGAGCGGCTGACCGTGCGCGTCGTCGCGCTGCATGGCGCGGTCGAGCGCGCCGGCCGCGACGGCGCGTTCGCCGCGCTCGGGGCCAAGGCCACGCTCGGCGAGGGCGACCGCCTGCGCACCGGCAGCGACGGCTTCGTCACGCTGGAGCTGAGCGACGGCACCCACCTGAGCCTGCCGCCCGACAGCCAGATCGACTTGACCGTGCTGCGCCGCACCGTGCTGACCGGCGTGCTCGAGCGCGAGTTCGAACTGCGGCGCGGCTCGGTGGACAGCGAGGTCACGCATCTGAAGCGGCCCGACGACCGCTTCCAGATCCGCGCGCCGTCGGTGGTGGCCGGCGTGCGCGGCACGCGCTTTCGCGTCGGCTATGACGATGGCGACGGCGACGGCGACGGCGACGGCGGGCAGGCGCTCACGCGCGTCGAGGTGCTCGACGGCGCGGTCGGCGTCGAGCCCGATGCGCCGCGCGCCGCCCGGCGCCGTGCCGCGGCTCCGGGCGCGACGCTGGTGCACGCGAATTTCGGCAGCGTGACGCGGGCCGGCGGGCAGGTGGGCGCCCCGGTGCCGCTGCTCGAGGCGCCGCGGCTCGCCAGGCCGGGCAAGCTGCAGGACGACGCGCAGGTCGACTTCGAGATCGTGCCGCTCGACGGCGCGCGGGCCTACCACGTCGAGCTCGCGAGCGACGCCGGCTTGCTCGACCTGTTGCGCGAGGTGCGGTCCGACACGCCGCGCGTGCGCTTCTCCGATCTGCCCGACGGCCGCTACTTCGTGCGCATCGCCGCGCTCGACGCGAACGGGCTCGAAGGGCAGGCGCGCGTGTACGGCTTCGAGCGGCGCCGCTTCGGACTGCGCACCGAGGCCGGCCCGGCCGGCGACGGCTACGCGTTCCGCTGGAATCCGAGCGGCGCGACGGCCGCCGTCACGCGCTACCGCTTCATCCTGTCCGCCTCGCGCGAGCTGGCCGATCCGATCGTCGATCAGCCGGGGTTGACCGACACGCGCCTCGTGATCGCGCATCTGCCGCCCGGGCGCTATTACTGGACCGTGATCGCCGAGCAGTTCGTCGACGGCCGCTTCTACGACAAGGCCGGCGCCGTCAACAGTTTCACGCTCGCGCGCTGA
- a CDS encoding response regulator transcription factor has protein sequence MRIAVLDDDESQTEFVSQALTVVGHTCYAFSEGKALKKRLQRETFDLLVLDWNVPDLSGEELLKWVRENQVEHRLPIIFMTSRDDEAGITEILNAGADDYVVKPVSAPILQARIHSLLRRAYPAHNEAAIREFDGYRFDTCLKQAFVAEQPVNLTQKEFDLALLLFQHVDQPLSRAHILDLVWKQATDVPSRTMDTHISMLRTKLALRPENGYRLAPIYGYGYRLERLQQGAAE, from the coding sequence ATGAGAATTGCTGTATTGGACGACGACGAGTCGCAGACGGAATTCGTCAGCCAGGCGCTGACGGTGGTCGGCCATACCTGTTACGCGTTCAGCGAGGGCAAGGCGCTGAAGAAGCGCCTGCAGCGCGAGACCTTCGACTTGCTGGTGCTCGACTGGAACGTGCCCGACCTGTCCGGCGAGGAACTGTTGAAGTGGGTGCGCGAGAACCAGGTCGAACATCGCCTGCCGATCATCTTCATGACGAGCCGCGACGACGAGGCCGGCATCACGGAAATCCTCAATGCCGGCGCCGACGACTACGTCGTGAAGCCGGTGTCCGCGCCGATCCTGCAGGCGCGCATCCACTCCCTGCTGCGCCGCGCCTATCCGGCCCACAACGAGGCGGCGATCCGCGAATTCGACGGCTACCGCTTCGACACCTGCCTGAAGCAGGCCTTCGTGGCCGAGCAGCCGGTCAACCTCACGCAGAAGGAATTCGATCTCGCGCTGCTGCTGTTCCAGCACGTCGATCAGCCGCTCTCGCGCGCGCACATCCTCGATCTGGTCTGGAAGCAGGCCACCGACGTTCCCTCGCGCACCATGGACACCCACATCTCGATGCTGCGCACCAAGCTGGCGCTGCGGCCCGAGAACGGTTATCGCCTCGCGCCGATCTACGGCTACGGCTACCGGCTCGAACGGCTGCAGCAGGGAGCCGCCGAGTGA
- a CDS encoding sulfurtransferase TusA family protein — MEVHKEVDARGLNCPLPILRAKKALADMQSGQILKVLATDPGSQRDFAAFAKQTGNEIVESSTQDKAFVFLMRRR, encoded by the coding sequence ATGGAAGTTCACAAGGAAGTGGATGCGCGCGGGCTCAACTGCCCGCTGCCGATCCTGCGCGCCAAGAAGGCGCTCGCCGACATGCAGAGCGGGCAGATCCTGAAGGTGCTCGCCACCGATCCCGGCTCGCAGCGCGACTTCGCCGCGTTCGCGAAGCAGACCGGCAACGAGATCGTCGAATCCTCGACGCAGGACAAGGCGTTCGTGTTCCTGATGCGCCGCCGCTGA
- a CDS encoding Gfo/Idh/MocA family oxidoreductase — translation MQTVTSPAAPVRIGIAGLGRLGRRHAENLARRVPGAVLAAACSPVAEERAWARETLKVPRVHADFAALAADPELDALWLVTPSALHAEQIVAALRAGKHVFCEKPLSLDLAECERVIAEAGARPHLQATIGFMRRFDPSYRDAFERVAAGTIGRPFLVRSQTADRNDPDGFFVRFAPGSGGIFLDCSVHDIDVARWLLGRPRATRVFAAGTVALHEGLRACGDVDNGVAICEFEGGALAMFYASRTMAHGNDSHSEVIGTAGALTIGRNPRANRVEIHDATGIRNTCTPTFFERFEEAFLIEAQAFVAAVRDGADSGGATLADAREATRIGHAMREALATGRAVEL, via the coding sequence ATGCAGACTGTGACAAGCCCGGCCGCGCCGGTGCGGATCGGCATCGCGGGGCTCGGCCGGCTCGGCCGCCGCCATGCCGAGAACCTCGCGCGGCGCGTGCCGGGCGCCGTGCTGGCGGCCGCCTGCAGCCCGGTGGCCGAGGAGCGCGCGTGGGCGCGCGAGACGCTGAAGGTGCCGCGCGTCCACGCGGATTTCGCCGCGCTCGCGGCCGACCCGGAACTCGATGCGCTGTGGCTCGTCACGCCGTCCGCGCTGCACGCCGAGCAGATCGTCGCGGCGCTGCGCGCCGGCAAGCACGTGTTCTGCGAGAAGCCGCTCTCGCTGGACCTGGCCGAGTGCGAGCGCGTGATCGCCGAGGCCGGCGCGCGGCCGCATCTGCAGGCCACCATCGGCTTCATGCGCCGCTTCGATCCGAGCTACCGCGACGCGTTCGAGCGGGTGGCCGCCGGCACCATCGGCCGGCCGTTCCTGGTGCGCTCGCAGACCGCCGACCGCAACGACCCGGATGGCTTCTTCGTGCGCTTCGCGCCGGGCTCGGGCGGCATCTTCCTCGACTGCTCGGTCCACGACATCGACGTGGCGCGCTGGCTGCTGGGCCGGCCGCGCGCCACCCGCGTGTTCGCGGCCGGCACGGTCGCGCTGCACGAGGGGCTGCGCGCCTGCGGCGACGTCGACAATGGCGTGGCGATCTGCGAATTCGAGGGCGGCGCGCTCGCGATGTTCTATGCCTCGCGCACCATGGCGCACGGCAACGACTCGCACTCGGAGGTGATCGGCACGGCGGGCGCGCTGACCATCGGCCGCAATCCGCGCGCGAACCGCGTGGAGATCCACGACGCCACCGGCATCCGCAACACCTGCACGCCGACCTTCTTCGAGCGTTTCGAGGAGGCGTTCCTGATCGAGGCGCAGGCGTTCGTGGCGGCCGTGCGCGACGGCGCCGACTCGGGCGGCGCGACGCTGGCCGACGCGCGCGAGGCCACCCGCATCGGTCACGCGATGCGCGAGGCGCTGGCCACCGGGCGTGCCGTCGAGCTATAG
- the iolG gene encoding inositol 2-dehydrogenase, translating to MTEAVPTIDVAVFGAGRIGRIHAANLARQPGVRLKYVIDVDPAAAAALAAEHGAQAADVDGALGDAAVGASVICSSTDTHADLIERSAAAGKHVFCEKPVDLALERARACEAAVARAGVVCMIGFQRRFDPTFEAVKARIDAGEVGAPEMLVVTSRDPGAPPVAYLKRSGGIFKDMLIHDFDIFRWILDDEAETLHATGSCLTDAAVAEAGDIDATAVTIRTRAGRLCQINTSRRAAYGYDQRFELLGSGGMLQAGNLRPTEVTAYTARAVSNDLPEAFFLERYRAAYAREIAHFFAALTRGEPVRTTIADGVKALELAEAATRSWREQRIVRLADGAAASA from the coding sequence ATGACTGAAGCAGTGCCGACGATCGACGTCGCCGTGTTCGGCGCCGGGCGCATCGGCCGCATCCATGCGGCGAATCTCGCGCGCCAGCCGGGCGTGCGGCTCAAGTACGTGATCGACGTGGACCCGGCCGCGGCCGCCGCGCTGGCGGCCGAGCACGGCGCGCAGGCGGCCGACGTGGACGGCGCGCTCGGCGACGCCGCGGTGGGCGCCAGCGTGATCTGTTCGAGCACCGACACGCACGCCGACCTGATCGAGCGCTCGGCCGCGGCCGGCAAGCACGTGTTCTGCGAGAAGCCGGTCGATCTCGCGCTCGAACGCGCGCGTGCCTGCGAGGCCGCGGTGGCGCGCGCCGGCGTGGTCTGCATGATCGGCTTCCAGCGCCGCTTCGATCCGACCTTCGAGGCCGTGAAGGCGCGCATCGACGCGGGCGAGGTGGGCGCGCCGGAGATGCTGGTGGTGACCAGCCGCGACCCGGGCGCGCCGCCCGTGGCCTACCTCAAGCGCTCGGGCGGGATCTTCAAGGACATGCTGATCCACGATTTCGACATCTTCCGCTGGATTCTCGACGACGAGGCCGAGACGCTGCACGCCACCGGCAGTTGCCTGACCGACGCGGCGGTGGCCGAGGCGGGCGACATCGACGCCACCGCGGTGACGATCCGCACCCGGGCCGGGCGGCTCTGCCAGATCAACACCTCGCGGCGCGCCGCCTACGGCTACGACCAGCGCTTCGAGCTGCTCGGCAGCGGCGGCATGCTGCAGGCCGGCAACCTGCGGCCCACCGAGGTGACGGCCTATACGGCGCGCGCGGTGTCGAACGACCTGCCCGAGGCGTTCTTCCTGGAGCGCTACCGCGCCGCCTACGCGCGCGAGATCGCGCATTTCTTCGCGGCGCTCACGCGCGGCGAGCCGGTGCGCACCACCATCGCCGACGGCGTGAAGGCGCTGGAGCTGGCCGAGGCGGCCACGCGCTCGTGGCGCGAGCAGCGCATCGTGCGGCTCGCCGACGGCGCCGCCGCCTCCGCCTGA
- a CDS encoding MurR/RpiR family transcriptional regulator, producing MDETPHSETPVDALLQRITEAYDALPRQLKRIASYIDEHRANVMMDRTSDIAERCGVHPSAVVRFAQRFGFSGFSDLQAVFRDAYTGQNPAGQSYRQRIRSLIDQRRGALSVPAVAHQFIEASRAGLDELAAGLDDTQFDAAVSMLEKAENIYVIGVRRSFPVASYIVYALQHTARRVHLVSGLGGMYREQIRSVGRGDVVVAISFAPYGKETRYCLRAARLNHANTLVITDSRLSPLVREASAHLLVKEGSAFAFRSLTSTICLCQALFIALAYRLELNVEEVKDTGGYDD from the coding sequence ATGGACGAGACACCGCATTCCGAGACGCCCGTCGACGCGCTGCTGCAGCGCATCACCGAGGCTTACGACGCGCTGCCGAGGCAGTTGAAGCGCATCGCCTCGTACATCGACGAGCATCGCGCCAACGTGATGATGGATCGCACCAGTGACATCGCCGAGCGCTGCGGCGTGCATCCGTCGGCGGTGGTGCGCTTCGCGCAGCGTTTCGGCTTCTCGGGGTTCTCGGATCTGCAGGCGGTGTTTCGCGACGCCTACACGGGCCAGAATCCGGCCGGGCAGAGCTACCGGCAGCGGATTCGTTCGCTGATCGACCAGCGGCGCGGCGCGCTGTCGGTGCCGGCCGTCGCGCACCAGTTCATCGAGGCCTCGCGCGCCGGTCTCGACGAGCTGGCGGCGGGGCTCGACGACACGCAGTTCGACGCGGCCGTGTCGATGCTCGAGAAGGCCGAGAACATCTACGTGATCGGCGTGCGCCGGTCGTTTCCGGTGGCGAGCTACATCGTCTACGCGCTGCAGCACACGGCGCGGCGCGTGCACCTGGTGTCGGGGCTCGGCGGCATGTACCGCGAGCAGATCCGCAGCGTCGGGCGCGGCGACGTGGTGGTCGCGATCAGCTTCGCGCCCTACGGCAAGGAGACCCGGTACTGCCTGCGCGCCGCGCGCCTGAACCATGCGAACACGCTCGTGATCACGGACAGCCGGCTTTCGCCGCTGGTCCGCGAGGCGAGCGCGCATCTGCTCGTGAAGGAGGGCAGCGCGTTCGCGTTCCGCTCGCTCACGAGCACCATCTGCCTGTGCCAGGCGCTGTTCATCGCGCTCGCGTACCGGCTCGAACTGAACGTGGAAGAAGTGAAGGACACTGGAGGATACGATGACTGA
- a CDS encoding sugar ABC transporter substrate-binding protein has product MRLCNGKAGFRAPAIKAGLRTLVAALACAAGLAATAGSAQAADARFVLISHAPDSDSWWNTIKNAIKQADEDFNVTTDYRNPPNGDIADMSRLIEQAAARDYDGVITTIADYDVLKNSLGKVTAKKIPLVTINSGTEEQSAQLGAIMHVGQPEYVAGQAAGEKAKAAGVKSFLCVNHLATNPVSFERCRGFADAIGADMKSSTIDAGTDPTEIQSKVSAYLRNHPKTQAVLTLGPVPAAATLKALQQMGLSGKLYFATFDFSDDIARAIRSGAIQFAIDQQPYLQGYIPVAVLAIVKKDKTTDPVKIRQILEANPKFQARLATYGLQPSYGPRNIRSGPGFITKDNLDKVVKYAGQYR; this is encoded by the coding sequence ATGAGACTTTGCAATGGCAAGGCCGGCTTTCGCGCGCCCGCAATCAAGGCGGGTCTTCGAACGCTCGTCGCGGCGCTGGCCTGCGCGGCCGGCCTGGCCGCCACGGCGGGCAGCGCGCAGGCTGCCGACGCCCGCTTCGTGCTGATCAGCCACGCGCCCGATTCCGACTCGTGGTGGAACACCATCAAGAACGCGATCAAGCAGGCCGACGAGGACTTCAACGTCACGACCGACTATCGCAACCCGCCCAACGGCGACATCGCCGACATGTCGCGCCTGATCGAGCAGGCCGCCGCGCGCGACTACGACGGCGTGATCACCACCATCGCCGACTACGACGTGCTGAAGAACTCGCTCGGCAAGGTCACCGCGAAGAAGATCCCGCTCGTCACGATCAACTCGGGCACCGAGGAGCAGAGCGCGCAGCTCGGCGCGATCATGCACGTGGGCCAGCCAGAGTACGTGGCGGGCCAGGCGGCCGGCGAAAAGGCCAAGGCCGCCGGCGTCAAGTCGTTCCTCTGCGTCAACCACCTGGCCACCAATCCGGTGTCGTTCGAGCGCTGCCGCGGCTTTGCCGACGCGATCGGCGCCGACATGAAGAGCTCCACCATCGATGCCGGCACCGACCCGACCGAGATCCAGTCGAAGGTCAGCGCCTACCTGCGCAACCATCCGAAGACGCAGGCGGTGCTGACGCTCGGCCCGGTGCCCGCCGCCGCCACGCTCAAGGCGCTGCAGCAGATGGGCCTGAGCGGCAAGCTCTATTTCGCCACCTTCGACTTCTCCGACGACATCGCCCGCGCGATCCGCAGCGGCGCGATCCAGTTCGCGATCGACCAGCAGCCGTACCTGCAGGGCTACATCCCGGTGGCCGTGCTCGCGATCGTGAAGAAGGACAAGACCACCGATCCGGTGAAGATCCGCCAGATCCTCGAGGCCAATCCGAAGTTCCAGGCGCGCCTTGCCACCTACGGGCTGCAGCCGTCCTACGGGCCGCGCAACATCCGCTCCGGTCCGGGCTTCATCACGAAGGACAACCTCGACAAGGTCGTGAAGTACGCGGGGCAATACCGCTGA
- a CDS encoding ABC transporter permease — translation MGVAGKHLTAQTQDTPPAGGRADERLRGEAWYSRLLNRPEFAAISGAVLVFAVFAIGAGGSGMFNLDGIMNWSQVAAYLGILAVGACLLMVAGEFDLSIGSMIGFSGMMVAIPTAYFHWPIWAAVLFAFASSMALGALNGYLVMRTRLPSFIVTLAFLFILRGLTLALSIMFADRTIISGMGDYAHADPFTHLLFQGVAFHDLFRWLAQAGIGGLLDNGEPLVPGVPKVILWWFAATAIGAFVLAKTRWGNWILAVGGDANAAKNVGVPVRRVKILLFVLTAFCACLFAVLQVADIGSAAADRGLQKEFEAIIAAVIGGTLLTGGYGSVIGAAFGALIFGVVQIGITYTNISSDWFRVFLGVMLLLAVLFNHYVRRRVAQS, via the coding sequence ATGGGTGTAGCCGGCAAGCATCTGACAGCGCAGACGCAGGACACGCCGCCCGCGGGCGGCCGGGCCGACGAGCGGCTGCGCGGCGAGGCGTGGTACTCGCGCCTGCTCAACCGCCCCGAATTCGCCGCGATTTCCGGCGCCGTGCTGGTGTTCGCGGTGTTCGCGATCGGCGCGGGCGGCTCGGGCATGTTCAACCTCGACGGCATCATGAACTGGTCGCAGGTGGCCGCCTATCTCGGCATCCTCGCGGTGGGCGCCTGCCTGCTGATGGTGGCGGGCGAGTTCGACCTGTCGATCGGCTCGATGATCGGCTTCTCGGGGATGATGGTGGCGATCCCCACCGCCTATTTCCACTGGCCGATCTGGGCCGCCGTGCTGTTCGCGTTCGCCAGCTCGATGGCGCTCGGCGCGCTGAACGGCTATCTCGTGATGCGCACCCGGCTGCCCTCGTTCATCGTCACGCTGGCATTCCTGTTCATCCTGCGCGGCCTCACGCTCGCGCTGTCGATCATGTTCGCCGACCGCACCATCATCTCGGGCATGGGCGACTACGCCCACGCCGATCCGTTCACCCATCTGCTGTTCCAGGGCGTGGCCTTCCACGACCTGTTCCGCTGGCTCGCGCAGGCCGGCATCGGCGGCCTGCTCGACAACGGCGAGCCGCTCGTGCCGGGCGTGCCGAAGGTGATCCTGTGGTGGTTCGCGGCCACCGCGATCGGCGCGTTCGTGCTGGCCAAGACGCGCTGGGGCAACTGGATCCTCGCCGTGGGCGGCGACGCCAACGCCGCCAAGAACGTCGGCGTGCCGGTGCGCCGCGTGAAGATCCTGCTGTTCGTGCTGACCGCGTTCTGCGCCTGCCTGTTCGCCGTGCTGCAGGTGGCCGACATCGGCTCGGCGGCGGCCGACCGCGGGCTGCAGAAGGAGTTCGAGGCGATCATCGCCGCGGTGATCGGCGGCACGCTGCTCACGGGCGGCTACGGCTCGGTGATCGGCGCCGCGTTCGGCGCGCTGATCTTCGGCGTGGTGCAGATCGGCATCACCTATACCAACATCAGCTCGGACTGGTTCCGCGTATTCCTCGGCGTGATGCTGCTGCTCGCCGTGCTGTTCAACCACTATGTGCGCCGCCGCGTGGCGCAGTCGTAA
- a CDS encoding ATP-binding cassette domain-containing protein, with protein MSTPSSSASPSGVAADTILELDGVSKFFGKVIALSGINLRLRRGEVHCLLGDNGAGKSTLIKTLAGVHQPSEGRYLVDGRPVAFTSPKDALDLGIATVYQDLALVPLLSVARNFFMGREPRKKLFGLLNVMDLDTSAEVARAKLAEMGIHVRDPHQPIGTMSGGERQCLAIARAIHFGARVLILDEPTAALGVKQSFNVLKLIHAARAKGISVIFITHNVHHAYPIGDSFTLLNRGRSLGTFTKDAISKDEVLDMMAGGAEMQKMVAELDGAVL; from the coding sequence ATGTCCACGCCTTCCTCTTCCGCCTCCCCGTCCGGCGTCGCCGCCGACACGATCCTCGAGCTCGACGGCGTCAGCAAGTTCTTCGGCAAGGTCATCGCGCTGTCCGGCATCAACCTGCGGCTGCGCCGCGGCGAGGTGCATTGCCTGCTCGGCGACAACGGCGCCGGCAAGTCCACGCTGATCAAGACGCTGGCCGGCGTGCATCAGCCCTCGGAGGGCCGCTATCTGGTGGACGGCCGGCCGGTGGCGTTCACCTCGCCGAAGGACGCGCTCGACCTCGGCATCGCCACCGTCTACCAGGATCTCGCGCTGGTGCCGCTGCTGTCGGTGGCGCGCAATTTCTTCATGGGCCGCGAGCCGCGGAAGAAGCTGTTCGGCCTGCTCAACGTGATGGACCTCGACACCAGCGCCGAGGTCGCGCGCGCCAAGCTCGCCGAGATGGGCATCCACGTGCGCGACCCGCACCAGCCGATCGGCACCATGTCGGGCGGCGAGCGGCAGTGCCTCGCGATCGCGCGCGCGATCCACTTCGGCGCGCGCGTGCTGATCCTCGACGAGCCCACCGCCGCGCTCGGCGTCAAGCAGAGCTTCAACGTGCTCAAGCTGATCCACGCCGCGCGCGCCAAGGGCATCTCGGTGATCTTCATCACCCACAACGTCCACCACGCCTATCCGATCGGCGACTCGTTCACGCTGCTCAACCGCGGCCGCTCGCTCGGCACCTTCACGAAGGATGCGATCTCGAAGGACGAGGTGCTCGACATGATGGCGGGCGGCGCGGAAATGCAGAAGATGGTCGCCGAGCTAGACGGCGCGGTGCTCTAA
- a CDS encoding bifunctional 5-dehydro-2-deoxygluconokinase/5-dehydro-2-deoxyphosphogluconate aldolase translates to MSHSPLTFAPDRPLDLICIGRVAVDLYAEQIGARLEDATSFAKYLGGSSGNIAFGAARLGLKSAMLARVGNDHMGRFVRETLAREGCDTRRLITDEERLTALVLLGLKDRDTFPLVFYRENCADMALDETDIDEAFIASAKALLITGTHFSTERVNRASRRALDFARRHQVRTVLDIDYRPVLWGLTGKADGETRFVADAGVTAHLQRILPLFDLVIGTEEEFRIAGGKDALPDALEMVRRVTSATLVVKRGPLGCSIIEGAVPNTLDALELVGGVEVDVLNVLGAGDAFASGLLSQWLRGAPLEAAARIANACGALVVSRHGCSPAMPTPAELEHFLREAERDPLRMRRPDRDATLARLHRVSPPRRAWEQVLGFAFDHRNQFFELAQQTGAPIERIDHLKRLFVEAVAQTEAQLGLQGRIGVLIDDRYGQDALNEATGRGWWIGRPVELPGSLPLEFDHGRSLGTTLETWPAEHVAKCLVRYHPDEAFQTRLEQETQLRTLYDAVQASGHELLLEVIPPHRPDLPAGADIVYRALKRLYNLGIRPEWWKLEPLDASQWRMVDELIAERDPYCRGVVLLGLSAPAEQLIDGFTAAAASRTCRGFTVGRTIFHEPSRAWLAGELDDAGLIARVRATFETLIDAWRTARAGRVAARRVA, encoded by the coding sequence ATGTCCCATTCCCCCCTCACGTTCGCGCCGGACCGCCCGCTCGACCTGATCTGCATCGGCCGCGTGGCGGTCGACCTGTACGCCGAGCAGATCGGCGCGCGCCTGGAAGACGCGACCAGCTTCGCGAAGTACCTGGGCGGCTCGTCCGGCAACATCGCGTTCGGCGCGGCGCGGCTCGGGCTCAAGTCCGCGATGCTCGCGCGCGTCGGCAACGATCACATGGGCCGCTTCGTGCGCGAGACGCTCGCGCGCGAAGGCTGCGACACGCGCCGCCTCATCACCGACGAGGAGCGCCTGACCGCGCTGGTGCTGCTCGGCCTCAAGGATCGCGACACGTTTCCGCTGGTGTTCTACCGCGAGAACTGCGCCGACATGGCGCTCGACGAGACCGACATCGACGAGGCGTTCATCGCCTCGGCCAAGGCGCTGCTGATCACCGGCACCCACTTCTCGACCGAGCGCGTCAACCGCGCGAGCCGCCGTGCGCTCGACTTCGCGCGCCGCCACCAGGTGCGCACCGTGCTCGACATCGACTACCGGCCCGTGCTCTGGGGGCTGACCGGCAAGGCCGACGGCGAGACCCGCTTCGTTGCCGACGCGGGCGTGACGGCGCACCTGCAGCGCATCCTGCCGCTGTTCGACCTGGTGATCGGCACCGAGGAGGAATTCCGCATCGCGGGCGGCAAGGACGCGCTGCCCGATGCGCTGGAGATGGTGCGCCGCGTGACGAGCGCGACCCTGGTGGTCAAGCGCGGCCCGCTCGGCTGCTCGATCATCGAGGGCGCGGTGCCGAACACGCTCGACGCGCTCGAGCTGGTGGGCGGCGTGGAGGTGGACGTGCTCAACGTGCTCGGCGCCGGCGACGCGTTCGCCTCGGGCCTGCTCTCGCAGTGGCTGCGCGGCGCCCCGCTGGAGGCCGCCGCGCGTATCGCGAACGCCTGCGGGGCGCTGGTGGTGTCGCGCCACGGCTGCTCGCCGGCAATGCCGACGCCGGCCGAACTCGAGCATTTCCTGCGCGAGGCCGAGCGCGATCCGCTGCGCATGCGCCGCCCCGACCGCGACGCGACGCTCGCGCGGCTGCACCGCGTGAGCCCGCCGCGGCGCGCGTGGGAGCAGGTGCTCGGCTTCGCCTTCGACCACCGCAACCAGTTCTTCGAACTCGCGCAGCAGACCGGCGCGCCGATCGAGCGGATCGATCACCTCAAGCGCCTGTTCGTCGAGGCCGTCGCGCAGACCGAGGCGCAGCTCGGGCTGCAAGGCCGGATCGGCGTGCTGATCGACGATCGCTACGGCCAGGACGCGCTCAACGAGGCGACCGGCCGCGGCTGGTGGATCGGCCGGCCGGTGGAGCTGCCCGGCTCGCTGCCGCTCGAATTCGACCACGGCCGCTCGCTCGGCACCACGCTCGAGACCTGGCCCGCCGAGCACGTCGCGAAGTGCCTGGTGCGCTATCACCCCGACGAGGCCTTCCAGACGCGGCTCGAACAGGAAACGCAGCTGCGCACGCTGTACGACGCGGTGCAGGCGAGCGGCCACGAGCTGCTGCTCGAGGTGATCCCGCCGCATCGCCCGGACCTGCCCGCCGGCGCCGACATCGTCTATCGCGCGCTCAAGCGGCTCTACAACCTCGGCATCCGGCCGGAATGGTGGAAGCTCGAACCGCTCGACGCGAGCCAGTGGCGCATGGTGGACGAGCTGATCGCCGAGCGCGATCCGTATTGCCGCGGCGTGGTGCTGCTGGGCCTGTCGGCACCGGCCGAGCAGCTGATCGACGGCTTCACCGCCGCGGCCGCCTCGCGCACCTGCCGCGGCTTCACGGTGGGCCGCACCATCTTCCACGAGCCCAGCCGCGCCTGGCTGGCCGGCGAGCTCGACGACGCCGGCCTGATCGCGCGCGTGCGCGCCACCTTCGAGACGCTGATCGACGCCTGGCGCACGGCGCGCGCCGGCCGCGTCGCCGCGCGCCGGGTCGCATGA